The genomic window CAGAAGGCAGGGGGCACCGCTGCTTTTATTGATGCCGAGCATGCGCTGGACGTCCAGTATGCCGCCCGTTTAGGCGTTAATATTGATGATCTGCTGGTCTCGCAGCCGGATTTTGGTGAACAGGCCCTGGAGATTGCCGAAATTTTGATCCGTAGCGGCGCAGTGGACATCATCGTTATTGATTCGGTGGCGGCGCTGACGCCTAAGGCCGAGATCGACGGTAATATCGGTGATTCCCATGTCGGGCTTCAGGCTCGGTTGATGTCTCAAGCCATGCGCAAGCTGGCAGGGGTTCTCAATCGTACCAATACAGCCTTGGTATTCATCAACCAGATTCGGATGAAGATAGGAGTGATGTACGGCAACCCGGAGACTACCACTGGCGGAAACGCCTTGAAGTTTTATTCCTCCATGCGTTTTGATATTCGTCGGATCGCCGCTATTAAGGATGGGACAGATGTGGTCGGAAACCGGACTCGGGTCAAGATCGTCAAGAATAAACTGGCTCCGCCGTTTAAGGAAGTCGAGTTTGACATAATGTACGGCGAGGGAATCTCAAAAATCGGTGATATGATCGATCTGGCCGTAGGCCAGGATATCATAGAAAAGAGCGGGGCTTGGTACTCGTATAATGGAGAGCGCATTGGCCAAGGCCGGGAAACGGTAAAAACCTTCCTCAAGGATCATCCTGAGGTTGCTGAGGGCATCGACAAGAAGGTCCGGTTGGGTTTCGGGATAGGGACGCCGGTTGCCGAGGCTGAGGTCGAGGTCGGCAAGAAGGGGTGATCTGGAATGAAGCCGATGCCTTGCTTGGCATGCTAGTTTTCCGTATTGTGCCTAATAAGGCCTTCCGGGAGCATGGATAAGACAACTTACGAAATACAACACATTGAACCTCCACTGGTTTCTGTAATTATGAATGGTAATGAAATTAGAGAAAAATTCCTGAATTTTTTTGCAGCCCGTGATCATCAGATTGTGGACAGTTCGTCCCTTGTGCCCCAAGATGATCCGACTCTGCTCTTTGTTAACTCT from Desulfobulbaceae bacterium includes these protein-coding regions:
- the recA gene encoding recombinase RecA; protein product: MAISDDKKKTVDSAVLQIQKQFGKGSIMRMGSGKVEAVPVISTGTLSLDIATGVGGIAKGRVTEIYGPESSGKTTLALHTIAEAQKAGGTAAFIDAEHALDVQYAARLGVNIDDLLVSQPDFGEQALEIAEILIRSGAVDIIVIDSVAALTPKAEIDGNIGDSHVGLQARLMSQAMRKLAGVLNRTNTALVFINQIRMKIGVMYGNPETTTGGNALKFYSSMRFDIRRIAAIKDGTDVVGNRTRVKIVKNKLAPPFKEVEFDIMYGEGISKIGDMIDLAVGQDIIEKSGAWYSYNGERIGQGRETVKTFLKDHPEVAEGIDKKVRLGFGIGTPVAEAEVEVGKKG